One Microbacterium marinum genomic window, TCACCCGCGGACGCAGCGGTGCCGACGCGGTCGCCCACGCGCTGCACGGCATCGCGGCGGCCGTCCGGGTCCCGCTCGCGGCGCATTGAGTCTGGCCGGCACATGACGAGATGGCCGCTCACGCTGCGCGGAACGGGCGCCGTCCTCCTCGGGCTGCTCTCCTTCGTCCTGGCGGGCGCCTTCACCATCCCCGCCCTTCTCTTCTTCGGCGTCCTGCTGCTGAGCGCGGTCGCCCTGGGCCTCGGCTCCCTCTACCTGGGACACCGCCCCGATCATGTCCGCCGCACGTTCTCGCCCGAAGTCGCCACGGCTGGTGAAGAGGTGACGGTGCGCGCCCATGTGGAATCCCGGACCGTCCTGCCGACGATGAGCGGCAGGTGGGAGGACGCACTGGCCCCCGGCGTCGAGGGCGAGGCGACCGGCGCGTTCCCGGGGATGCGGTCGGGGCTGATCGCCGGCAGCCACAGCGTCGACCTCGCCTACCGGCTGACGGCACGTCGGCGCGGCATCCGCTCGATCGGGCCACTGCGGGTCACCACGACCGACCCGTTCGGCTTCGCGCGGCGCACCCAGCGGCTGGACACGCCGGTGCCCCTGACGGTGGCACCCGCCCGGATCGATCTCGGCGCGCTCGAAGACCTCCCCGGCGACGCCGGCGGCAGCATGCAGACAGCCACCGATCGGCTCGGGCAGGGAGCCGACAACCTCATCCCGCGGCCGTACTTCCCGGGCGACTCGATGCGACGCATCCACTGGCGGGCGAGCGCGCATCGCGGCGACCTGATGGTGCGGCAGGAGGAGCAGGAGTCGAACCCCGAGGCGGTCGTGCTCTTCGACCGGTCCCGCGATCGCTGGTCTGCGGAGGCGCTGCGCACCCCCGGCGACGACCCCGCGTTCGAGGTCGCCGTCTCCGCGGTCGTCTCGGCCGCGGCGCGCTTCGTCCGCGAGGGGTACACGGTCGCCGTGCTGGATGTCGACGGTGCGGAGCTGGTCGAGCCGATCGAGGCGGGCGACCTCGCCGCCGTGGAGACGATGACGATCGCGTTCGCCACGGTCACGGCGCGCCGTGACGGCTCGCTCGCCGATGCGGCACCGCTGTTCGCCGGGGCGACGCTGGGCCCGGTCGTGGTCGTGACCGGACCCGTGCGCGAATCGGATGCCGCACTGCTGGCGCCCATCGTCGCGCACACCTCCCTGCCGGTCCTCGTCTCCGTCGGCGCCGATCCGGAGGGGCTCCGCGCGGCTTCCGCGACGGGATGGCGGACGACCCCACTCGAGCCCGAGGACGAGCTGAAGACCCTCTGGAGCCAGTGGGCACCCGAACGAGGGACCGTCGGTGTCGACTGACGGGACCCCGTCCCGGAGCAGGCGCGGCGACGCCGGGACGACGATCGCGCTCCTCGTCGCGCTCGTCGCAGCTCTCCTCCCCCTGCTGACCGTGATCGCACCGGGCACGTGGACGCTGCTGTGCATCGCGGGGCCCGCTGCGCTCCTGCTCGCGGGATACCTGGCGCGGAGATGGGGTGTCCCGGCCGTCGCGGTGACGCTCATCGAGGTCGCCCTGTGGATCCTCGGCACGACGGCGGTGTTCTTCAGCGACGTCGCTTGGTTGGTCGTCCTCCCCACCCTCGAAACCATCGAGCGCGTCCCCCTCCTCCTCGAAGAGGCCGTCGCCGCCATCACCGTCGGAGTCGCGCCGCTGGAGGCGACCCCCGCCGTGACCTTCCTGGTCGTCGGGTCGGTCGGCCTCCTCGTCATCGCCCTCGATCACGTGGTCCTCACTGCCCGGATGCCGCTCCTGGCGACGGTCGCCTTCATGGCGGTGTGGCTCATCCCCTCGCTCGCGATCCGATCGGAGGTGGACGTCTGGGCGTTCGTCCTGCTCGCCGCGGCGATGCTCTGGGTGATCCGCTCCGACACGAGATCGCGCGTCCGCTCGGCATCCGCTCCCTCCCCTGTATCGGGGGTGGGTGTGGTGTCGGCAGTGATCGCGACGGTGGCGATCGTCGTGGCGGTGGTCGCCGCACCCACGCTTCCGCAGTCCGCCGCGACCGGCGGCGTGGTCTCGGGCACCACGATCGATGCGTCGCTGAACCTCGGCGACGATCTCCGCCGGCCCTCCGAGGTCCCGGTCGTACGGACGTGGGGCGACACCCCGACACCCCCCTATCTGCGGGTCGCGACGCTGACGAGACTCGACGGCGATTCGTGGCGACCCGACCGCGGCCGGTCGGTCACCCTCGACGAGTGGGACGGAGCGGCGCCCGAGACGGCGGAGGACATCCGCGTCGTCGAGTACCGCACCCAGGTGGAGGTGCTCGACCTGGCGTCGGCGACCCTTCCGGTCCCCTACCCCGCGACCGCCATCGAGGGTGTCGACGGCGCGGAGTGGGTGGTCACACCCGACAACCGCACCGTGAGGTCGACCGGCGTCGCCGCACAGGGCCAGCAGTACGAGGTGGCCACCACGGTCCCGCGCCCGAGCCTCGAGCAGGCGCGGGAGTCGCAGGCGACATCGGGAGGCGCCCGTTTCGCGAGCGCCCTCGAGCTGCCGCTGGGGATGCCGGAGAACATCGCCCGGCTCGCGGAGGAAGTCACCGTCGACGCCGACAACGACTACGACCGGCTTCTCGCCCTGCAGAGCTGGTTCCGCGGGACGTCGTTCGACTACTCGCTGGACGCACCCGTCGAGGAGGGCTTCGACGGTTCGGGAGCCGATGCGATCGGAGACTTCCTCGAGGTGCGCTCCGGCTACTGCGTGCACTTCGCCTCAGCCTTCGCGCTCATGGCACGGACCCTCGACATGCCCTCGCGCGTCGTCGTCGGCTTCCTCCCCGGCGCACCCACCGGCGAGACCGCGGACGACGAACGGGTGTACGAGGCGACGACCGCCCAGCTCCACGCCTGGCCCGAAGTGCGCTTCGAGGGCATCGGATGGGTCGCCTTCGAGCCGACCAAGAGCCTCGGCAGCGCCCAGCGTTTCATCGCTGAGGACATCGACCCCTCCGCGCCCGAGCCGTCCGCGTCACCCGCACCCAGCGCGTCGGCCAGCCCGTCGGCGACCGCGGGACCCCGCGCGGACGAGCGGGACCCGGAATCGGGATCCGTGGCCGGCGGGATCGACCCGTCGAAGCTCCTCCCGACGCTGGGGCTGATCCTCGGGATCGCCGCCCTCATCGCCGCCCCCGCCCTCGCGCGACGCCTCCGCGCGGCATCCCGGGTGGCACGCGTTCAGGGCGGAAGCGCGGGCACCGCGTGGCGGATGGTGCAGGACTCCGCGCTCGACCTCGGCATCGAGGTTCCCGCAGCCGAGTCGCCCCGCGCCTTCGCGGCACGGCTCACCACCGAGCACGGCGCCGATCCCACCGCACTGGGCCGCCTGACCGCCGCGGTCGAGCGGGCGAGCTACGCGGCCCCGGATGAGCGAGGGCGCCCCGCGGGCGAGTCCCTGGTGGCGGATGCCGCGAGCGTCCACCGCTCGCTGCGGGACGCGGTGTCCCCCGGGCGCCGCCTGGCCGCGACCGTCCTCCCCCGCTCCCTGATCGTGCGACCCGGCTCCACGTTCGCGGCGGCGACCGCCGCGAACGCCTGAGACGAGAAGAGCCCCTCACCGGATCACCGGTGAGGGGCTCGAGAGCGGAAGCGACAGGATTTGAACCTGCGAGACGAGTTACCCCGCCTACATGGATTCCAGCCATGCTCCTTCGGCCGCTCGGACACGCTTCCAAACGACGACCTTACCATGCGGCATGCGTCGCCCTTGCGTGCCGGCGGGCCTGCGCTCAGTTGAGGGCGCGCGTGGACTCGGGGATCGCCCCGTCGGCGTAGAGGCTCTTCGCCACGTCCTGGAACGCCGTCAGCGCGACCCGCTGGGTCAGCGGTCCGTACGAGATGCGGGCGACGCCGAGCTTCTCGTACTCGCCGGCGGTCAGCGCACCGGGCAAGCCGATCACGCTGACGCGGCCGATCCCCTCCACAAGGGCGGCCGTCGTCTCGGCGTCGAGGACACCGGGGACGAAGACGACGTCGGCGCCGGCGTCGAGGTAGGCCCGGCCACGGGCGATCGCGTCGGCGAGGGAATCGGCGGCGGGGCGGTCGCCGCCGCGCACGAACGCGTCGGTGCGGGCGTTCAGCGCGAACGGCACTCCCTCGGCCTCCGCCGCCCGCACGGCCGCCGACACCCGGGAGACGGACTCGTCGAAGGGCCGGAGCCGGTCCTCGATGTTCGCGCCGACGATGCCGACACCGACCGCTCGCCGCACGGTGTCGGCGGGGTCGGCGTATCCGTCATCGAGGTCGGCGCTGACGGGGACCTCGCCGGCGGCGGACACGATCCGTCCGACGACGTCGAGGGTGAGCTCGAGCGGGATGGTGCCGTCGTCGTATCCGAAGGATGCCGCGATGGAGTGCCCGGCCGTGGCGATCGCCTTCGTCTCGGGAAGCGCCAGCACGGCCTTCGCGGAGATCACGTCCCAGACGTTCACCACCCGGAGGATCTCGGAGGCGGCGTGGAGCTCGCGCAGTCGGCGGGCACGGTCCGTGGTGTTGTTCTCGGTCATGCTTCCACCGTGCCACCACCGCAGACCTCCGCGGGTCGGGTTGACACACACCGACATCGGCCTCCGGCCTGCCGCAGACGGAGACGACCCGGTGGCCGCAGCCACCGGGTCGTCGGTCACGATCGGACGGATCCGACCGCTCAGCCCACGTCGCCTCTCCAGGCACCGGTTTCAGCGCCGCGGGATTCGATGAACTCCTTGAACTTCTTCAGGTCCTTCTTGACCGCGTGGTCATCGACGCCGAAGGCGGCTCCCACGGTCTCGACGAATCCCTCCGGCTTCCAGTCGAGCTGGACGGTGACCCGCGTCTCGGTGTCGCTCAGGCGATGGAAGGTCACGACACCGGCGTGATCCTGGTCCACGCTGTTCCACGCGACGCGCTCGTCGGGGTGCTGCTCGGTGATCTTCGCGGTGAACTCGCGCTCCGCCCCGTTGATCTTGACGGTCCAGCGCGTCGTCGTGTCGTCGATCTGGTCGATCCGCTCCACGTAGCTCAGGAAATGCGGGAACGATTCGAACTGCGTCCACTGGTTGTACGCCGTCGTCACGGGCACGTCGACGTCGATGGTCTCGATGATGCTTGCCATGGTCCGACTCCTCTCATCGGTGGATGTGTCCCCATCCTGGGCGCAGTCGCGCGCCCGCCCCCAGGGGCTTGCGACCCTCCCCGGGGGTCTGTTAGTAGGCAGGCTAGGCTCGGACGCGTCCCTCCACCGCAAGGAGTCGTTCGTGCGCCTCGACATCGGCAACCGATCCGCCGCCCGCCTGGTGCCTGCCCTCGTGGCGGCGACCCTCCTGTTCGCCGGCTGCGCACCGACGCCCGCTCCCGCTCCCGCCGAGACACCCGCCTCGTCCGAGCCGTCGGCAGAACCGACCGCTGCGACACCGACGCCCGAGCCGACCTCAGAGTCGGCCGAAGCACCCGCCGAGTGCGAGCCGGTCGCGCTGGCCGCCGGAGCGGTCGTCGAAGGCGCCGACCTCGGCCCCTGCCTCCAGGCCATCGTGGTGGGCCACGAGAGCGGGACCCTCACGCTCACCGGCGACGAGCTCGCCGGGCAGGTGGTCTACCGGTACGCGCCCACGTTCGACTTCCGCGCAGACCTCGAGACGGGAGACGGACCACTCGCCCTCAGCTTCGTCGACGACGTCATGATGCTGGACACGGGCGA contains:
- a CDS encoding DUF58 domain-containing protein; amino-acid sequence: MTRWPLTLRGTGAVLLGLLSFVLAGAFTIPALLFFGVLLLSAVALGLGSLYLGHRPDHVRRTFSPEVATAGEEVTVRAHVESRTVLPTMSGRWEDALAPGVEGEATGAFPGMRSGLIAGSHSVDLAYRLTARRRGIRSIGPLRVTTTDPFGFARRTQRLDTPVPLTVAPARIDLGALEDLPGDAGGSMQTATDRLGQGADNLIPRPYFPGDSMRRIHWRASAHRGDLMVRQEEQESNPEAVVLFDRSRDRWSAEALRTPGDDPAFEVAVSAVVSAAARFVREGYTVAVLDVDGAELVEPIEAGDLAAVETMTIAFATVTARRDGSLADAAPLFAGATLGPVVVVTGPVRESDAALLAPIVAHTSLPVLVSVGADPEGLRAASATGWRTTPLEPEDELKTLWSQWAPERGTVGVD
- a CDS encoding transglutaminaseTgpA domain-containing protein: MSTDGTPSRSRRGDAGTTIALLVALVAALLPLLTVIAPGTWTLLCIAGPAALLLAGYLARRWGVPAVAVTLIEVALWILGTTAVFFSDVAWLVVLPTLETIERVPLLLEEAVAAITVGVAPLEATPAVTFLVVGSVGLLVIALDHVVLTARMPLLATVAFMAVWLIPSLAIRSEVDVWAFVLLAAAMLWVIRSDTRSRVRSASAPSPVSGVGVVSAVIATVAIVVAVVAAPTLPQSAATGGVVSGTTIDASLNLGDDLRRPSEVPVVRTWGDTPTPPYLRVATLTRLDGDSWRPDRGRSVTLDEWDGAAPETAEDIRVVEYRTQVEVLDLASATLPVPYPATAIEGVDGAEWVVTPDNRTVRSTGVAAQGQQYEVATTVPRPSLEQARESQATSGGARFASALELPLGMPENIARLAEEVTVDADNDYDRLLALQSWFRGTSFDYSLDAPVEEGFDGSGADAIGDFLEVRSGYCVHFASAFALMARTLDMPSRVVVGFLPGAPTGETADDERVYEATTAQLHAWPEVRFEGIGWVAFEPTKSLGSAQRFIAEDIDPSAPEPSASPAPSASASPSATAGPRADERDPESGSVAGGIDPSKLLPTLGLILGIAALIAAPALARRLRAASRVARVQGGSAGTAWRMVQDSALDLGIEVPAAESPRAFAARLTTEHGADPTALGRLTAAVERASYAAPDERGRPAGESLVADAASVHRSLRDAVSPGRRLAATVLPRSLIVRPGSTFAAATAANA
- a CDS encoding isocitrate lyase/PEP mutase family protein, whose product is MTENNTTDRARRLRELHAASEILRVVNVWDVISAKAVLALPETKAIATAGHSIAASFGYDDGTIPLELTLDVVGRIVSAAGEVPVSADLDDGYADPADTVRRAVGVGIVGANIEDRLRPFDESVSRVSAAVRAAEAEGVPFALNARTDAFVRGGDRPAADSLADAIARGRAYLDAGADVVFVPGVLDAETTAALVEGIGRVSVIGLPGALTAGEYEKLGVARISYGPLTQRVALTAFQDVAKSLYADGAIPESTRALN
- a CDS encoding SRPBCC family protein; the protein is MASIIETIDVDVPVTTAYNQWTQFESFPHFLSYVERIDQIDDTTTRWTVKINGAEREFTAKITEQHPDERVAWNSVDQDHAGVVTFHRLSDTETRVTVQLDWKPEGFVETVGAAFGVDDHAVKKDLKKFKEFIESRGAETGAWRGDVG